The genomic segment GTGCGCGGCTCGCCGCGGCCGACGCGTTCGTCATCGTCACGCCGGAGTACAACCACAGCTATCCGGCATCGTTGAAGGCGCTCATCGACTGGCACTTCACCCAGTGGACGGCCAAGCCCGTCGCGTTCGTCAGCTACGGCGGCGCGGCCGGCGGCCGGCACGCGGTGTTGCACCTGGAGAACGTCCTGACCGAACTGCACGCGGTCACCATCCACGACGGGCTGTCGTTCCCCAACTACTTCACCAGCTGGCAGGACGGCCGGCCGAACGACCCGGCCACCGCGCGCTACGCCGACCAACTGCTCACCCAGCTCTCCTGGTGGTCGACCGCCCTCCGTAGGGCGCGAAGCACCGCGCCCTACCCGATGCCCGGCAGCCCGGCCCTCGCCCCCGCCTGAACCCGGCCGCGGCGGGCCGGCCCGCGCGCCGGCCGGTGACCGGGCCGGCCGCCCGCACCCGCCGCGCACCGGCGGAAGGTGCGTGCCGGGCCGTTACCAGGGGACGACGCCGTTGTCGTCGAAGAAGCCGCCGTTCGGCCCGTCGTCCGGCAGCGTGGCCAGCCGGATCGCGATCTGGGCCCCCTGCTCGGGCGTCCGCACGCCCCGGAACCCGTTCAGGTCGGTCGCGCAGAACCCCGGGCAGCCGGTGTTGATCAGGATGTCGGTGTCGGCCAGTTCCTTGACGTACTGCGCGGTCAGCGCGTTGAGGAACGTCTTCGACGCCGCGTACGCGGCGGAGATCGGCCCGACCTCCGCCCCCGGCGTGGTCTGCAGCGTCAGCGAGCCGACGCTGCTTCCCATGTTCACGATCCGCGGCGACGCGGAGCGACGCAGCATCGGCAGCATCGCGTTGGTGACGCGCAGCACGCCGATCACGTTGGTCTCCACCGCCGCCCGGATGGTCTCGGCGGCCACCGTCGTCGGGGTCTGCGGCATCCCGCCGGTGATGCCGGCATTGTTGACCAGTACGTCGAGACCGCCCGCCTGGGCCTCGATCAGGTCGGCGGCGGCGGCCACGCTGGCGTCGTCGGTCACGTCCAGCGGTACGCCGAACGCGTCGGCGCCGGCGGCCCGCAGCTTCGCGACGGCTTCCTCCCGGCGCCGGTCGTCCCGGCCGCCGACCCCGACCCGCCAGCCGAGGGCGCCGAGGCCGGCCGCGATCTCGTACCCGATGCCCTTGTTCGCGCCGGTCACCAGCGCGATCGTCGATTCGCTCATGGCTCGATCGTCGGTCGCTGCCGGTCCCGGCTCCAACACCGATCGGGTACCCGGCGATACCGCACCGGTATCGATCCCGGTCGGCACGGGATACCGTGGCGGCATGGAGACGCGGGAGCTGCGGTACTTCGTCGCGGTCGCCGAGGAGTTGCACTTCGGCCGCGCGGCGCAGCGACTCGGCATCGCGCAACCGCCGCTGTCCCGGGCGATCCGCCAGCTCGAACGGCGGCTCGGCGCGACCCTGCTGGAGCGCTCCAGCCGCGCGGTCGCGCTCACCGAGGCCGGTGCCACGTTGCTGCGGGAGGGGCGGGCCGCGCTGGACGCGGTCGACGCCGCCGATCGCCGCACCCGCCGGGCCGCCCACGCGCCGGCCGGCGCCGGCCGCATCGTGCTCGTCACCAAGGCAGGCGCCGCCAGCGAACTGCTCGCCAAGCTGCTCGACGCGTACGCCGCCGAGCCGGGCGCGGTCGACGTCGACGTGGTGCTGTGCGGCCCCGGCGAGCAGGAACGGCTGCTGCGGACCGGGCACGCCGACGTCGGCCTGCTGCATCTCCCGTTCGACCGGATTGCCGGCCTGGACACCGAGGTGCTGCGGACCGAGGGGCAGGTGGCGGTGCTGCCGGCCGGGCATCCGCTGGCCGGCCGGGCGCAGGTACGGATGGCCGAGGTCGCCGCGCTGCCCGAGCAGCCGCTGCCGCGCTGGCCGGCCGACGACGGCAGCTATCCGGAGGGCCCCGGGCCGCGGATCCGGGACCACACCCAGCTGCTTCAGCTCGTCGCGCTCGGCCGAACGGCGGCGGTGCTGCCCGAGTCGGTCGGCGCCCACCTGCACGACGGTCTGGTCGCCGTGCCGGTGGTGGACGCCGCCGAGGTCACCACGGTCATCGCCTGGCCGCCGCAGACCCGTTCCCGCCCGATCGCCGCCCTCATCGACACCGCCACCCGCCTCTGACCCGCCCGCCGCCCGTCCCGGCCCGCCGTCGGACTAAACCGACGGGTCGGTGCCGGCGGGACGCGGCGAGTCCTGGTCGGTGGCCGTGGCGGCGATGAGGTCGAGGAGACCGGGGAACCGCTGGTTGAGGTCCTCGGTGCGAAGCCGGCTGCGCCGTTCGAGCCCGTACTGCCGTTGGTGGAGCAGACCGGCTTCGCGGAGCGCCTTGAAGTGGTGGGTGAGGCTGGATTTCGGCCGGTCGAAGCCGAACCAGCCGCAGGGGTGGTCGAACTCGTCCGATTCCAGCAAAAGTTTGCGCGCAACGGTCATGCGCAGCGGATCGGCCAGCGCACCGAGCACCGTCTCCAGGCGCAGTTCCGCGGCGGCCGGCTCCGGAAGGAGGGGTGGCCGCTCGGTCTCGGTTGCAGCGTCGCTCACGAGCCCATCCTAGCGCCTTGTACGAAGATTCTCGTACTGCTACGTTGCAGTACGACTTTTCTCGTACAAGGAGGCTGGCGTGGCGGTGGTGAGCGAGGCCCCGACGCGGGCCGGGACGACCTGGCAGCTGGTCCGGGCGGCGTGGGCGGTGACGGCGGTGTTCGCGTTGTCGAACTCCCCGACCCCGCTGTACGTGTACTGGCAGCACGAGTTCGGATACTCCGCGGGGACCCTGACGGTGGTGTTCGCCGCCTACATCGCGGGCCTGGCGCTGACCCTGCTGGTCGCCGGGCGCGCGGCCGACCGGTACGGCCGGAAGCGGGTCGTCGTGCCCGGGATCGGGGTCGCGCTGGTCTCGGCGATGCTGTTCGTCACCGCCGACGGCGTCGCGGCACTGATCGTCGCCAGGCTGCTGGTCGGCGTCGCCGTCGGCATCGTGGTGTCGGCCGGCATGGCCGCGGTGGTCGACCTGGGTGGCGAGCACCGCCGCCAGCTGACCTCGATGCTCGCCTCCATCGCGATGGTCTTCGGAGCCGGGCTCGGCCCGCTCCTCGGCGGTGTCGCCTACCAGGCGACTCCGCGGCCGGTGGGGTGGGTCTTCAGCGTCAACATCGTGCTGCTGGTCGTCGCCCTGCTCGGTTACGCGGGACTGCCCCTGGACCGCCCAACCGGGCGGCGGTCCCCGGGGTTCCCGTGGCCGCGCGTTCCGCACGTACCTGCCCCGAACCGGGTCCACCTGTTCCGCGGCGCGGCCGTGTTCGCACCCGGGCTGACGGCCACCTCGTTCGTCCTGTCGCTGGGGCCGTCACTGCTGGTCCTGGCGGTGGGGAACACGTCGCCGCTGCTGGCCGGCGGCGCCGCGTGCGTGATGTTCCTCGCCGCTACCGGATCCCAGCTGGTGCTCGGTCGACTGGAGGTACGGCGCCTGTTCGGGCTCGGCGCCGCCAGCACGGTCCTGGCGATGGTCGCCGTGCTCGCGACGCTCGCGACCAGGAGCCCCGTCCTGTTCGTCGCGGCCGCCCTTCTCGCGGGCAGCGGGCAGGGACTCGGCCAGCTCGGCGGGCTGCGGCTGATCGCCCAGCACGTCGAGACCGACCGGCGGGCCGAGGCCAACGCGGCACTGAACATCAGCGCCTACCTGCCCGCCGCAATCCTCACGGTGGCCACCGGCTACGCCGTCGGCAGGTGGGGCATGCAACCGGCGAGCGCGACCCTGGCGTCCGT from the Actinocatenispora thailandica genome contains:
- a CDS encoding NADPH-dependent FMN reductase: MNENTTLAVIIGSVREGRFGPVVGDWIADRAREHGGFDVDVVDLAGVDLPLTLPAVSPKVAGDDYPLPDGLRPISARLAAADAFVIVTPEYNHSYPASLKALIDWHFTQWTAKPVAFVSYGGAAGGRHAVLHLENVLTELHAVTIHDGLSFPNYFTSWQDGRPNDPATARYADQLLTQLSWWSTALRRARSTAPYPMPGSPALAPA
- a CDS encoding SDR family NAD(P)-dependent oxidoreductase, with the protein product MSESTIALVTGANKGIGYEIAAGLGALGWRVGVGGRDDRRREEAVAKLRAAGADAFGVPLDVTDDASVAAAADLIEAQAGGLDVLVNNAGITGGMPQTPTTVAAETIRAAVETNVIGVLRVTNAMLPMLRRSASPRIVNMGSSVGSLTLQTTPGAEVGPISAAYAASKTFLNALTAQYVKELADTDILINTGCPGFCATDLNGFRGVRTPEQGAQIAIRLATLPDDGPNGGFFDDNGVVPW
- a CDS encoding MFS transporter; translation: MAVVSEAPTRAGTTWQLVRAAWAVTAVFALSNSPTPLYVYWQHEFGYSAGTLTVVFAAYIAGLALTLLVAGRAADRYGRKRVVVPGIGVALVSAMLFVTADGVAALIVARLLVGVAVGIVVSAGMAAVVDLGGEHRRQLTSMLASIAMVFGAGLGPLLGGVAYQATPRPVGWVFSVNIVLLVVALLGYAGLPLDRPTGRRSPGFPWPRVPHVPAPNRVHLFRGAAVFAPGLTATSFVLSLGPSLLVLAVGNTSPLLAGGAACVMFLAATGSQLVLGRLEVRRLFGLGAASTVLAMVAVLATLATRSPVLFVAAALLAGSGQGLGQLGGLRLIAQHVETDRRAEANAALNISAYLPAAILTVATGYAVGRWGMQPASATLASVLGAVGLLLGLAAARATATRASR
- a CDS encoding LysR family transcriptional regulator, translating into METRELRYFVAVAEELHFGRAAQRLGIAQPPLSRAIRQLERRLGATLLERSSRAVALTEAGATLLREGRAALDAVDAADRRTRRAAHAPAGAGRIVLVTKAGAASELLAKLLDAYAAEPGAVDVDVVLCGPGEQERLLRTGHADVGLLHLPFDRIAGLDTEVLRTEGQVAVLPAGHPLAGRAQVRMAEVAALPEQPLPRWPADDGSYPEGPGPRIRDHTQLLQLVALGRTAAVLPESVGAHLHDGLVAVPVVDAAEVTTVIAWPPQTRSRPIAALIDTATRL
- a CDS encoding ArsR/SmtB family transcription factor; this translates as MSDAATETERPPLLPEPAAAELRLETVLGALADPLRMTVARKLLLESDEFDHPCGWFGFDRPKSSLTHHFKALREAGLLHQRQYGLERRSRLRTEDLNQRFPGLLDLIAATATDQDSPRPAGTDPSV